GTACTCAATTAAGTGAAATTGTACTCTCcacaactgtttttttatacaagtGTCAGACATTCAGCAAGCAGTTTAAACACATTCTGATTGTGGCATTGTTTAGTGGTTCACTGAATCAAAGAGTCTGACGCTAACCAACAATAACAGAAATGTCATGCTAGTCTTGCTACTAAATATGGAAAAGTGGTTAATTGTGAATCTCAGAGAAATGTGATTGAGAATGTAATGAAACCTGTTTAAATGTGACCTTGCCACTTGGAGATTGGTTTGTTGCTGGTTGTTGTCTTAAGGCTCTGCTATCCTTCCTTTGGTCTGATAAACAACAAGTCACACATTTACCACAATAACTAATACCACCTGAGGAATGTCCTGCAATTTGTCACTAATAAAAGCCACAGTCTCTGGTAATACTTCACCGAGCATCAAACTATAAACTATCATATATTTAGTGCTGTATAAGATTTAGGGCTGGtatttcagacttttttgtAGAAACATTTTATTGCATCTGTTTCCTTCTGTTTATAATGATGATATTTTATGTTCATGACTCAAtttttcagagtttaaaaacacCTCATGCTGTCTCACTTTGTTACTGACTGATTGATACGATGGCCTGCTATGAGACTGACGACATCAGATGTAATTCACTTATTTTATAAAGTCAGTTCCTCTATGTCGTCTTCATTAAAGGAGGAGATGGCACGTATTGCAGGTCTGCTCTCTGCGACGTGTATTGTGTTCAGAGAGGATGTTGGAGGGGTGGGTGACTCTGAGCTGAAGCTGAAAAGTCCTTCCCTTTTTGAACGTACCCCATTGGTTGCAGGAGGACTGCTGAAGACCTCCATCTTATTAGGGGGGCTCACACTGTCAGTTGTTGCCAGGGAACCAAACAGCTGCTGCATCAGGCTAGACTTTCTATTCTTTCCGACACCTTTCTCACTCTCCTTCTCAGTCTCCACCCCTCTGAGACTGAAAACACCTATTGCTTCTAATGCAGAGTCCCTTTCttctgcaggaggaggtggagggaaaCCCGAGGAACCTCTGGAAGCTGAATTTCCAAAAGAAGGTGCGTAGCTTCCGAATGCTAAGTCATCACTGGAGTTTTGGAGTCGTAGCGCTCTCCTCCCAATTCCTGTTGTAGCAACCCCACCCTCTATGCCTgatcttctccttcctccttccctgCTTGCAGCACGTTCATCAGCTTCTGTAAGTTGGAAAACGGATGAGTTACTGCTCCTCTTTtcaggaggatgaggagaagaatGTTCACTGGTACCCCTATTGGACTCAGAGTTGGAGAACATTGCGTCCTGGGCTCCTTTCATGGAACGGTCTATTTCATGCATCTTAGCCAGCAACAGTTCTTTTTTGCGTCGCGCTTCTTCTGCCGCTTGCTGATTGGCCAGAGCCTCGTGGTTCCATCTGTCCACCTTTTCCTGGACATGGCCGTGCTTCCTGATACTGTCTTCCTTCTCGTCAACCAGGAAATGCCcttctctgtcttcctcctctttttctttttcccaccGTTTTGCTTGTCTCTCTGACTTCTCCTCAGGCCCATTTAACTCCTGGTTGAGTTgctgtttctcctttttctccttcaccaactccttctccttctctctttctttttctatgtTTCTCATCTTCTGCTGCTCACCACTTTGGTGTCTATCTTCTGTTTCCGCCTGTCTGTCCACACTGCCAAGCTCCTGCTGACATAAATTGATTTAGAGGAAGAGGCATAAGAGCAGGTAACAGACCAAAACAGAGGCAGATGATGAAGTGTGGACATTGAGGCTAAAGGGAATTCCCGTATTTTAAACCTGAGCTGTACTTTTTACATATTGTTTATGTGTGAATGACTTACTGATACAAACTGTTCTGTATAATTGCAGTGGCTTTCTTCAGCCAGCAGAGGCAAAACAGGCTATCATTTCTACAATGCAATCCTTGGAGGCAAACGTATCTGATCTAAGCATGTGCACTGAAagcaactttttttgttgtgtgtgcaaCTGATAGGCTGATATTGATATTCTAATACATAAACAAGACAAAGGGGGATGCTACAGAGGAAAACAtaattcttttttgtttttaagaaaagaGTAAGATTATATTTTAATACCAGAGACAGCCATTACAtcgctctcttcaaagccaccagactcctttaacaaaaacaacacttctACCTCACAGAACTCAAGAGTTTCCTACCACTGCTTCAAGgggtgagtttgtgtttgtgtcgagTTATTGTGTGTTCAAAGATATTGTGTTGGATCCCATATAAAACACCAAAGTCACAGAATAACCAAAACCTCGTTAACTTAAAAATTAACAAATCACGTATAAACCAACAGTAGACCAGCAAGTAGCCcttcaaaaaagattttatCTTAATAAGAAAGTATATCTTTGTATGAATCCCTTCTGCACTGTTGCCAGACACTTGGAATAACAAGCAGAGCCTGTTAGTGTCTTAAAGTTCCAATGCAGCTATTAAAGCCTGTTGAAAATGATGCTGCTGGAAGCTTTCTAATGGATACATTTGAAAAttactattttctttttttgtaatttaaactccaaaatatgtgatttaagggcacagattaaaaaataataataatcaagaATTCCTCTCTGAGTGAGGTAAGGTCACTTTACCCTGAGTGATATGTAGTCATCAGGTGCTTGTTCGCTGCACTCGTTTGCATCAGTGAAGGCAGGGGGAGGTGTGGGGAAATCCAGACTGGACAACCTGTCTTTAGCCTGCACTGCCTTGCTGCTGTTCCTGCTGGGtgcttttaaaagtttgaaacaaaagCAGATTAATTAGGCTACTCTTATTCCAAAATACCCACTTGACCGATGActgatagaaaaaataaataaagagaattcaaaacaaatcaatcacaaacacagacaaaaagtaGGACTTTACCTTTCCGTTTTGATCCATTCTCCATGTCTTTCTTTAGTGAGGGTTTCACCATGCGGTTTGCATAGATGTTCTTTGTATCTagttctctctccttctcctgatTAATATGAATTAAAATGTCATACCATGAGTAATCTGATTTAACATGCTTGGTCATAAAGAATGTTATGTTTTGATTATTGTTTTGTAGACAGACCTTAAGTTTATTGGTCAATCGCTCAAGCTCCTCTTGCAAAGTCCCGATGTCTTCCTGGGCAGTGATagtcttctttctctctgcagccagCTGCCTCTGGAAACTGCTGTTGCTCAGCTCCATGCTACGCTCCAGCTccttaaaacacacagacttacaATCAAACTTTCCtgaaaaaatgacttaaaggaAATCTAGTCTGAAGattgaaaaatacattatttgcaCAATTTGAACAAATTGGGtgagaataaacatgtttttttaacttagtACTGACAGATGGCTGTTTATCTAGCAATAGTATAACCTTGTTAACCTGACACCAACAACCTGCAGCCAAGTTGACAAATCTGTAAGCTACATCTCAAGCCAAGAAAACATTACGTGCTGAAATATTACAGCACTTCATTCTCCATAAATCTGATGCATATGTAGATGAAATAAAATTTGAAATAATTGTACTTTTATCTTTCGTTCTGCCTCCTGGGCACGAGTCTTCTCTTCTTCTAGCTTGCGGCTCAGCTCGTCTCTGGCTCCTAGCTCTCGCTGGTTGACCAGCTTCTTCAGTTTTGCGATGGTGGCGTGACTCCTTTGCAGCTGCTCCTCACTGTCCTTTAACCGCCGCTCGACCGCTCGCTCCCGCTCTTGGGTCCGCCTGAGCCGCTCTCGCAGTACTTGGGTCTCGTTGGAGTGGCGTGACAGCAGCTGGGAGATCTCGCTTTCTGTGTCATCGTAGCGCTGCAGGGCTTTCTCTTGGCGCACCTGAAGCTGCAGCATGGaaaagaatattttaaaattGAGAATGCCACAGATGCTCATTATTAGAAAGTAAGAGCATGTTATTGTAAAAGATTAACTGGATAATAATTCTACAAAGATGCACATGTTCATGTCCTTTGTCTACTAAAAAGATTGTATTGACCACTCAAGCTTAACTACAGGATCAGTTCTACCTGTCTGAGGATTCGATTCTCCTTCTGCAGCTCATCAGTGCGCTGTTGAAGCTCAGCTAGCGAGTTACGCAAGTCGTTGATCTTTAAAAGGCGGGCTGAAAGCATCCTCTTGGTCACCAGGTCCAGGTCTTTAGGGGGTGTAGACTCCTTGCTTTGTGAATGCACCCCCCTGCGATGCTGCTGGGTAAGAGGCTGACCGCCCAGGCGCAGTGGGCGAGAGAGACCCCGGCGACCCACACCACCTGCTAGGCATAGAGATACACAAGATGTTCAGATAATATAAATGCACTGACAAACTTTTAACAGGTCAATACTGCAACATGTAGTTAAGTGCACTAGCGGTGGCGAGTAGAAACTAGAGCTGAAGCTACAGTTTGCTGAAAATCAAACCTTACTCAAGACACAATAAGCTTGTTGTTAAGAACTTTgcttatattaaaataaaacttcagtaggtacatgtttctgcttttaaaaacacatttgtgaatCTGTTTGTCCGTCTGCAAAACCAGCTCATTACAAACTGCCTAACACTGCCATCACCTGGACAGTAGAGCACATTTGATCAGGAGGTTTCTCTTATCATCAGTCCATAATAGATTGTTTTCCTGCTCTACATACCTGTTTTGTAGAGGTGGCTGCCAGTAAGCCTCTTTGCCCTCACCCCTCTTTGGTGCGCAGGGGATGGAGTCCGGGACCTGGAGTACGATGAGAGTGAGCCAGCTGAACGAGACTCATTCTCATAGTCCTCGGAGTAAAATGACCGACTACTTCTTTGTCCTTCTCTGTCTGACATCTCATCCCGATCCGGATCTGAACGCCAGGTTCTGGTTTTCGATCGACTCTCCAcactgtcatgtttttcttccttgtcCTGGTCATTCTCTcccaagttttttttgtgttttggggaGGATGATTCTGGGGAATATTTCTTCGTACTCAGGATTGACTCGCGACTTTGATTGACATTTCTGTTGTCTTCATATGAGTccgttttgttttctgattccATTTTGTTACCTGGATTGGGAATTCTATgatggtttgttgttttttttaattgagaaaagaaacataacaGACTTTAGCTTAGTTGTACAGGAAATACAAGATCAAAATTCTTATAACAACTCAAAAACAGTGGGCAAAGGCAAGGATGACTGGTTTCGCTCATGTAATCCGTTTTCTGTGTCTTGGTCACTAAGCAACAACACACTTGAGGTGGAATTTTCCATGGAGCTAAATGATGTATGATATCACCAATCTGCACCCCTGCTGctacaaacaaacagtaacCTGCACTTTTGACTTATTCAACTGACAGATTTTCAATCTCACCGTAATAAGATATGCATTTACACAGATCTTaacataataaatacaaattaaaaaactgtgtttctgctctgctgGGTGTCAAATCAATGTTGcataaaacatttattgttaTATATCCTAAGAATATTACatatgttaaatattttaacacatttccCCAACAGGTTTTCAATATAGAAAAGAGCCTACATGTTTGAACAAGAACCTTGATTTGATTAAAGTACAGTATGAAGAAAAAACTGAACAGTGACTACACTTCATCTGGTCCTTTAATCAGCCCTGACAATAGCACTTGatgaacatgtttctgtgacAACACCAGTACACACAGCAGCATCACAATTAATTGAGCGAGCTCGATAAGAAGGGATCTGAATACTAAGTGTTTCGGTACTCTAAAAGGTTTGGGAGATATTGGTTCATTATATGCAGACTGTAGACTTACACAGTATCATTGGCTCTAATGCATAATCGTGACCAGAAATATACACTAGTAAACACAGTCGTGAGACTatcagtttattattattataagatgGTTTATGCCAAAATAataatggtttgtttttaatttatacttacttgtcaaaagtaataatttattttcatttttatacaatttattcttattttatttacactaatatgcatgttcttcttcttgtcttttgctgctgcaacacttgactttccccactggggatcaataaaggattattttatctttaataaATTCCTTTTAACGTAACATGATAACTTACATGAATAAAATACATGCTACAGAAAATAGGCCTTGTACATATTATATTTTCACTCACCACATTGGTTTCATCATATCCACATGATCTCATCTGACACCATCCTTCATATCTTCTTCAATATGTGTCTTCTGTTTCTGGAGGCTCCAGTCAACATTATTACTGTCTGAGATACTCAACGCAGTCAGGAAGCAAGATCTATAAGTAAAGAAAGCACAAACAGATGCGTTTGGTAGGTAGTACTATTATCCCCGGCCTGCTGTGACAGGAACAGGTTGGATTACAATGAACCGTCTGGTGTTGACAGATGCATTGTTTTGAGACAACCAgtaaaaacaacagctaaatGTAGATCCTGAACACAACCACACATAACAGTGTCATCAACAatagagaagagaaaaagtaaGTGACGTCCCAAAGAGCATATCAGTGAACTTACATAAGCAAATGTTAGCCTTCAAGAGGCGTATGGATGAGAGTTTATTATGCTAGCATAGCAACAAAATCACAGAATCAACAGGTGGGGCTGTGTGTCTGTTGGCACTAACCTGTCCGTTTCCAGCGTTTACTCTCGTCTTGCTACGTTGTCTTATAGACCCTACATTTTGTAGAAATAACAGCTTCTTGTTTAGACTACTGTTAGCTTAAGCTACTAGCTAACAAGCTAGCATGAACTTAAGCTAAGTCTGCTATCGTTGGACATGCAACGACATAGTTCTTACGTCCATTTCTTGAAAACAGAAGCAACTTTAAACAATCAATTGCGTTATCCGGTCGTTATCCaccgtacaaaaaaaaaagcaacgcAAAGCAGTTACAAGCGTCCAGATTGTGTTTTGTCCACGCCTTGAGGTTTTCTGAAACTACACCTCTGACGCTgtaccatggcaaccacacCGCGTTCTCTCGCTGCAGTTCCACTCCACCACCAGAGGGGCGCTGTGGTACAGGTTGTGTTTTACATAGTTTATGAAAAACAGActtttcaaaaaggttacatgatgtttaataataataagaaaaaaaaagtaatttctggCCATATGGCATAGCCTATTGTTTTCCATTCTGAGCAATTCATATTGAAAATGTCAGGATGTTTTTAAGACCATACAAGAATTGACAATAATTTTATTCACAGCAGTAGTACATGATGAGTACAGTTCACAGCTTATACCTCTAATTAGgctttttttgtcatatagtAAAAATATCTGCATTTTCATCTTCATGTGGAGCTAtaagataaaagcatggactACTTTATTAATTTCAATGCAACTGAAACTGATTCCACACATTTACCAAATACGAATGAAGATATGCTGCTAAGTGACTGACAATaaacctatctatctatctatatctctgtctgtctgtctgtctgtctgtctatctatctatttatctatctatctatatttaATGATACTATgtattatgttattattatatattgtaTCAATTATTatattgtttaaatattattaattatattTTGCAGCTACCgatctgaaaatgtttggggGAGGTTACCTGCTTCAAGCTACCGAACAGTCACACAGAcgtatttgtttttcaaaataaacaggcatctttttttaaataactttgacTGGCTTTGATGAAGATAATTAATTGTTCTTGGTTAAAAAATGTGgcaaaatattgtttttctctctcgaAAACACCAGCAGCAATAGTAATAGGCTACTTAAGCtcctatatttatttatacctAAGATTATTAAGATTTTGAGCGTGCTTTAAATTTCAGTCATAAGCGCTCAGaaatgtgttgttattttgaaaatcacaaGCGGAAGCTCTGTGATTACATGGTGCTTCTGTGCAGTGGGAATTTGTTGAGCGCGACAGTCAGCAGTGGAGACGCACgctgttttattattatggCTGAGTTTAAATACTGGAGGCGTGTGTCTTCACTCATTTAGTATCACAGACCGGGGTTTAAAGTCTGGACTTGTTTTTGAGGAAAAAACGAGACTCTCTGTGACTGAACAATTTGTTTATCGACTGTCAGTCTGACAGTAAATTTGGGATTAAAATGGTCATCAAGGTTTACATCGCCTCATCCTCTGGCTCGGTCGCGGTGAGTTTTTTCGTATGTGTTTTGACAGTGTAGTCTCTTGTGATATATGCATATTAGGGATACATGTTGAAAAAAACTTAATGCTCGTAAAAAGACCGAACAGTGTTTATTCCCATTATGTAACTGGACTGCTCACAGGCAGTGAAAGTAATCAGCATCACTCAGACATGCTGGCAGACTCTCATTGACTTGAGATTGATTGAGAtgctcatttttttatttgaagggttgaattcttatttcttttcggcaaaacatgtcagaaaatcattttcaaaaaaggattatattttatttgataCCACATACCACCTGACCTGAAGCTTCTGATGGGTCCTCATTGTGTAGAAGCTTAAACAATCATCATCTTACATTGTTGGGAAAGAGTAGTAAAAAGAGTTGGGTGTGCAAAGTAAGCCATGAGtggtctatttaccatttaatcAGTTGCCCAAGGACCCGAAGAGATGGACAGAATAACAGTTTAAGTATgctattttaaatgtgaaaattgaAAAAGAACCAGTATGAAAAATATATCTCACAGCAGTTGAAGATCCTCCAGCTGTGCACAAATATCAGTTAAAGCAATGCTACTGTTACAAATAAGATATTCTTTCAGTTCAAAGCTTTCAGGAGCAGGGAAAGGTGCACTTGCTTTCATTTCGGAGTAACCTATTCTTACATGTATTGTGAGCTGGCATACAACACTGATTCATTTCCTTTCAGGTAATTTAAAGGTctctttttgtacttttaaaagATGGATTTACTTGTCAAATAACaagaatgtcatttttttaactatttcacatttttgtatGTTAACATTTTGACACTCAGCAATGTAACTTTGAGCTGGGAAAAGTGTCTCccatttctctttattttctgatagacttatataataatataattgaAAATGCATTGATTCAAAGGAAACGTAGCAGACAAATGTATCTTCAAGGAAAACTCTCCTTATAGTTGCTGCCCTACACGCCTTCTCCTAGAAACATACTCACAGGCCTGTAAAAAGTCCCTGCTCATGTTGAGTATTAACACAAAACACTCCTACATGGATGCTAAAACTCTTAGGTAATGGGACATATGAGTAATTTATTTATGTTATCATGCTCCCAAAGAGGGCTGCACAATCTTTTAGCGTTTACAAAGCAGTTATTTTTAACCCTATGACACATACATtcaaaactcacacacacacacaaaacacaagatacacagtCCTGCACGCTTGAATGGGCCGACCATTTGGGTCAGCTATGAGAGTGTGGAGCTCATGTGAATGTTATTCACTCTGAGTCCATCCAATTGAGTTACAAGAGATTGAATAAATAAGAAAGGTGATGCTGGACTCCTTAGAGTTGAATTGATGTGTGCAGCTAAGGAACGCACGAGCCTCATGAATGTCCAAATGAAATATAGAGCAGGAATGAACTGTGAGCAGGAAAAGACAGAGTCAGGAGGAAAGTAATCATCTAGAACCTACACTGTCCCACAAAAAAATGAGCAGTTCACAGCCTAACAACAGCAGATTAGTGGGGCGGAAATCATCAACACAGAATGAATGAAGTGCAAATTaggttaacccccccccccccccccccctccccccatcccATCAGTTATGTAGGTTGAGAATGAGATTGAAAATTTTCTCAATATTTTCCAAATTTCTAATGCCCATGTAAGTATCATGCATTTAGTTTCAAATATTgtttacaatttattttgaaatatctgATCTAATACATGAGTTCATGCTCAAAAGGCACAGTAATCCCCTTCCTGACAGAGAATACAAAACAAGTTGGATTTAAATTGTAGTGAGTGTGTAGGAGTAGCATTTGAATCTGTTGttgctccaacaaaaacaatttGGCATTATTGTTTTCTCAGGACAAGTGTAATTTATTTAGTCTTCTATCACTAGCCCTGTCTTCCCCCTTTTGTCTATCCCTGTCTGAGACTAAAGGATTAACCTCAAATGAATCCCTACATTTTGGAATGTTCTCCAGAATAATACGTCACATACTGAGTGTCTGTATTGTCTCTAatctgacatgcacacacacaaaatctgtaATCATCCATCCCCTGACATGCACTCTGGCTCACCCTTACTAGGGGCACCTTTTACATTATTTAGACTCTCACTGCCTGCCTGTCAGCTCAGAGGAAGGTCGTAGCGTTCAGAGTATGTTGGAGAGCAGCGATGTGACGGACAGTACAGACTCTTACTGTGATTCTAAAAGGAGTTTATATTTTTTGACCCAGACTGTTTTAAAGACAGTCACGATCCTTGAAATTAATTGACTTCCACAGTCCAGATAAAGCTCCTATACagccacacaaacagaaaatcactGTTAGAAAGACTCAACAGATCattttccagtgtgtgtgtgtgtgtgtgtgtgtgtgtgtgtgtgtgtgtgtgtgtgtgtgtgtgtgtgtgtgtgtgtgtgtgtgtgtgtgtgtgtgtgtgtgtgtgtgtgtgtgtgtgtgtgtgtgtgtgtgtgtgtctataacAACCAGTCCCCAACAATCCCTTACTGTCTTTAAGGTGAAACAATAGGTCCATTGTGGCCTTCTGTtgcatcattaaaataatggacACACATGTGATGTTTACACACAAGCTTGAAGGGAAGctatgattacatttttatcatttaatttaatgtgcatgtttttaatcttctctATTAAAGGTAGAATTTTGGGGGAAATCCTTTTTCTCGCTACACTAATGATTATATTcaaccaaaacaataaaaaagccCCTTCTtataaacattttcaacagtgtactttttttttacatttattttaagattaattAAAAGATAATGCAGGCTACAGgtaaattaataaaatgttaCTTGACCGTTCAAATTATGCAAATTATCCTCAATTATGATATAAATGACTTTCTTCCTTGTTCCTGTAGGATAGATGGAGCCACTCAGTAGTTACAggactgtgtgtctttgtttacaaCCTTCCCATCCATGGGAGTTTTTCTATGTTCTAAAATTATCCTTGGacaatttgtttttctcaacatttaaaGACACTGTCAtgcacttccacacacacacacacacacagtgtccaAGAGCACGTACGACAATACCACAGGGAGCTATTGCATCCATCCCATAAACTACAAGTAGGAACGGAAACACAAAACTTCATGATTCATTACTTTATAAcagagatgcactgattgtgAAAATCAGGCCTGATAACGATGtttactaaacaaataaaagccagtTGTGGATCACAATGTTGATGATTTTTTCATTACTTTGTAAttcttcatgtctgtttttctaaTCAGCTTTGAGATGTGAtgtatttaaattaaagttattaTCCTCTTGAAATGTCACTGGAACATGTCTCACAAACTGCATGTCGCTGATCTTCCCCAGAGACCGTGTAAGACACCTACAATACcgtgaaaacaaatcagagtttgtccTTCTCCCCAATAAGCGATGGCGCAACACTGCAGTTACACATCTGCTACTGACACGTtgcatgccacattatttgcagaCGGGACGAAATTTGTCAACACAGCTGTTAT
The Labrus mixtus chromosome 12, fLabMix1.1, whole genome shotgun sequence genome window above contains:
- the lca5 gene encoding lebercilin isoform X2; its protein translation is MESENKTDSYEDNRNVNQSRESILSTKKYSPESSSPKHKKNLGENDQDKEEKHDSVESRSKTRTWRSDPDRDEMSDREGQRSSRSFYSEDYENESRSAGSLSSYSRSRTPSPAHQRGVRAKRLTGSHLYKTGGVGRRGLSRPLRLGGQPLTQQHRRGVHSQSKESTPPKDLDLVTKRMLSARLLKINDLRNSLAELQQRTDELQKENRILRQLQVRQEKALQRYDDTESEISQLLSRHSNETQVLRERLRRTQERERAVERRLKDSEEQLQRSHATIAKLKKLVNQRELGARDELSRKLEEEKTRAQEAERKIKELERSMELSNSSFQRQLAAERKKTITAQEDIGTLQEELERLTNKLKEKERELDTKNIYANRMVKPSLKKDMENGSKRKAPSRNSSKAVQAKDRLSSLDFPTPPPAFTDANECSEQAPDDYISLRQELGSVDRQAETEDRHQSGEQQKMRNIEKEREKEKELVKEKKEKQQLNQELNGPEEKSERQAKRWEKEKEEEDREGHFLVDEKEDSIRKHGHVQEKVDRWNHEALANQQAAEEARRKKELLLAKMHEIDRSMKGAQDAMFSNSESNRGTSEHSSPHPPEKRSSNSSVFQLTEADERAASREGGRRRSGIEGGVATTGIGRRALRLQNSSDDLAFGSYAPSFGNSASRGSSGFPPPPPAEERDSALEAIGVFSLRGVETEKESEKGVGKNRKSSLMQQLFGSLATTDSVSPPNKMEVFSSPPATNGVRSKREGLFSFSSESPTPPTSSLNTIHVAESRPAIRAISSFNEDDIEELTL
- the lca5 gene encoding lebercilin isoform X1, with the translated sequence MESENKTDSYEDNRNVNQSRESILSTKKYSPESSSPKHKKNLGENDQDKEEKHDSVESRSKTRTWRSDPDRDEMSDREGQRSSRSFYSEDYENESRSAGSLSSYSRSRTPSPAHQRGVRAKRLTGSHLYKTAGGVGRRGLSRPLRLGGQPLTQQHRRGVHSQSKESTPPKDLDLVTKRMLSARLLKINDLRNSLAELQQRTDELQKENRILRQLQVRQEKALQRYDDTESEISQLLSRHSNETQVLRERLRRTQERERAVERRLKDSEEQLQRSHATIAKLKKLVNQRELGARDELSRKLEEEKTRAQEAERKIKELERSMELSNSSFQRQLAAERKKTITAQEDIGTLQEELERLTNKLKEKERELDTKNIYANRMVKPSLKKDMENGSKRKAPSRNSSKAVQAKDRLSSLDFPTPPPAFTDANECSEQAPDDYISLRQELGSVDRQAETEDRHQSGEQQKMRNIEKEREKEKELVKEKKEKQQLNQELNGPEEKSERQAKRWEKEKEEEDREGHFLVDEKEDSIRKHGHVQEKVDRWNHEALANQQAAEEARRKKELLLAKMHEIDRSMKGAQDAMFSNSESNRGTSEHSSPHPPEKRSSNSSVFQLTEADERAASREGGRRRSGIEGGVATTGIGRRALRLQNSSDDLAFGSYAPSFGNSASRGSSGFPPPPPAEERDSALEAIGVFSLRGVETEKESEKGVGKNRKSSLMQQLFGSLATTDSVSPPNKMEVFSSPPATNGVRSKREGLFSFSSESPTPPTSSLNTIHVAESRPAIRAISSFNEDDIEELTL
- the lca5 gene encoding lebercilin isoform X4, whose translation is MESENKTDSYEDNRNVNQSRESILSTKKYSPESSSPKHKKNLGENDQDKEEKHDSVESRSKTRTWRSDPDRDEMSDREGQRSSRSFYSEDYENESRSAGSLSSYSRSRTPSPAHQRGVRAKRLTGSHLYKTGGVGRRGLSRPLRLGGQPLTQQHRRGVHSQSKESTPPKDLDLVTKRMLSARLLKINDLRNSLAELQQRTDELQKENRILRQLQVRQEKALQRYDDTESEISQLLSRHSNETQVLRERLRRTQERERAVERRLKDSEEQLQRSHATIAKLKKLVNQRELGARDELSRKLEEEKTRAQEAERKIKELERSMELSNSSFQRQLAAERKKTITAQEDIGTLQEELERLTNKLKEKERELDTKNIYANRMVKPSLKKDMENGSKRKAPSRNSSKAVQAKDRLSSLDFPTPPPAFTDANECSEQAPDDYISLRELGSVDRQAETEDRHQSGEQQKMRNIEKEREKEKELVKEKKEKQQLNQELNGPEEKSERQAKRWEKEKEEEDREGHFLVDEKEDSIRKHGHVQEKVDRWNHEALANQQAAEEARRKKELLLAKMHEIDRSMKGAQDAMFSNSESNRGTSEHSSPHPPEKRSSNSSVFQLTEADERAASREGGRRRSGIEGGVATTGIGRRALRLQNSSDDLAFGSYAPSFGNSASRGSSGFPPPPPAEERDSALEAIGVFSLRGVETEKESEKGVGKNRKSSLMQQLFGSLATTDSVSPPNKMEVFSSPPATNGVRSKREGLFSFSSESPTPPTSSLNTIHVAESRPAIRAISSFNEDDIEELTL
- the lca5 gene encoding lebercilin isoform X3 — its product is MESENKTDSYEDNRNVNQSRESILSTKKYSPESSSPKHKKNLGENDQDKEEKHDSVESRSKTRTWRSDPDRDEMSDREGQRSSRSFYSEDYENESRSAGSLSSYSRSRTPSPAHQRGVRAKRLTGSHLYKTAGGVGRRGLSRPLRLGGQPLTQQHRRGVHSQSKESTPPKDLDLVTKRMLSARLLKINDLRNSLAELQQRTDELQKENRILRQLQVRQEKALQRYDDTESEISQLLSRHSNETQVLRERLRRTQERERAVERRLKDSEEQLQRSHATIAKLKKLVNQRELGARDELSRKLEEEKTRAQEAERKIKELERSMELSNSSFQRQLAAERKKTITAQEDIGTLQEELERLTNKLKEKERELDTKNIYANRMVKPSLKKDMENGSKRKAPSRNSSKAVQAKDRLSSLDFPTPPPAFTDANECSEQAPDDYISLRELGSVDRQAETEDRHQSGEQQKMRNIEKEREKEKELVKEKKEKQQLNQELNGPEEKSERQAKRWEKEKEEEDREGHFLVDEKEDSIRKHGHVQEKVDRWNHEALANQQAAEEARRKKELLLAKMHEIDRSMKGAQDAMFSNSESNRGTSEHSSPHPPEKRSSNSSVFQLTEADERAASREGGRRRSGIEGGVATTGIGRRALRLQNSSDDLAFGSYAPSFGNSASRGSSGFPPPPPAEERDSALEAIGVFSLRGVETEKESEKGVGKNRKSSLMQQLFGSLATTDSVSPPNKMEVFSSPPATNGVRSKREGLFSFSSESPTPPTSSLNTIHVAESRPAIRAISSFNEDDIEELTL